In Treponema vincentii, a single window of DNA contains:
- a CDS encoding tetratricopeptide repeat protein, with amino-acid sequence MKIKSIASLGCMIMVFGLFACMTVPKESEIPEEATAADLTQKAQEAFDSGNYRAARVYYETILKRFADDDSACIAAQYEIAHLHIKRHQWKDAHAMLEKIIAQYEGPMAIHLPPDYYKLAKIDYARAAEKLGTKAKQ; translated from the coding sequence ATGAAAATAAAAAGTATTGCATCTCTTGGATGCATGATTATGGTATTCGGTCTTTTTGCGTGTATGACTGTTCCTAAGGAATCAGAAATACCGGAAGAAGCAACAGCAGCAGATTTAACACAAAAAGCGCAAGAAGCCTTCGATTCCGGTAACTATCGCGCTGCACGTGTCTATTATGAGACTATCCTAAAACGCTTTGCCGATGATGACAGCGCGTGCATCGCCGCTCAATACGAAATCGCACACTTGCACATCAAACGACATCAGTGGAAAGATGCTCACGCTATGCTCGAAAAGATTATCGCACAATATGAAGGACCGATGGCAATACATTTACCGCCCGACTACTATAAGCTGGCAAAAATCGACTATGCCCGTGCTGCAGAAAAGCTCGGCACTAAGGCAAAACAGTAA
- a CDS encoding OmpA family protein has product MPIFFVKHNAPYTPSFFPFGTASKVYTGILIDARGQLPVHGEYSSEQLNPCLFPKIWNKNMNLIYEKNIVDPDQAKKHSIVLYTGTLDESEYRDRIGTEPLRIIARGVFGDNRTDPIISNEDAERILAKKKENIELLRQGKIVIVCDKDTLQVSPTYPLVDEQFYFMYHDIEKFFLDREPESISVKAPENVIKITMHDEILFVADSAEILPDETDRLNIIAEALKKVGPNTHFLIEGHTADLNRPEGQRILSLQRADKIAEELAKRGIEANRMQTAGYGATRPIAPNDTAENRAKNRRVEITILRD; this is encoded by the coding sequence TTGCCAATCTTTTTTGTAAAACACAATGCGCCGTATACCCCTTCATTTTTTCCCTTCGGTACGGCGAGTAAGGTATATACCGGTATTTTAATCGACGCTCGTGGACAACTGCCCGTACACGGTGAGTATTCCAGCGAACAACTCAATCCTTGTTTATTCCCCAAAATATGGAATAAAAACATGAACCTGATTTATGAGAAAAACATCGTAGACCCCGATCAGGCAAAAAAGCACAGCATTGTTTTGTATACAGGGACACTTGATGAAAGCGAATATCGAGATAGAATAGGTACGGAGCCATTAAGGATTATTGCACGCGGTGTATTCGGCGATAACCGTACCGATCCGATTATCAGCAATGAAGATGCAGAACGGATCCTTGCAAAAAAAAAAGAAAATATCGAACTGCTCCGCCAAGGGAAGATCGTTATTGTATGCGATAAAGATACCTTGCAGGTCTCTCCGACATATCCGCTTGTGGATGAACAGTTCTATTTTATGTATCATGATATAGAAAAATTCTTCTTAGACCGCGAACCGGAAAGTATCAGCGTCAAAGCACCTGAAAATGTTATCAAAATTACTATGCACGATGAGATACTATTCGTAGCGGATTCGGCAGAAATTCTTCCGGACGAAACAGATCGCCTTAATATAATTGCAGAAGCGTTGAAAAAAGTCGGACCAAACACACACTTCTTAATTGAAGGGCATACTGCTGACCTTAATCGCCCTGAAGGGCAACGCATCCTATCTTTGCAACGAGCTGATAAAATTGCTGAAGAGCTTGCAAAACGCGGCATTGAGGCAAATAGAATGCAAACCGCCGGATACGGAGCAACGCGTCCCATTGCACCAAACGACACCGCTGAAAACAGAGCAAAAAACCGCCGCGTCGAAATTACTATTCTGCGCGACTAA
- a CDS encoding lytic transglycosylase domain-containing protein, translating to MSIHFTDKKPQIKYFCVGIIAGALYIHPIYANIQSKPPVSDTELYVNKQLLKNFQSNTFLHSTLIPHDHPLIEKFRKQYMSTDGYNYLSKIMKRSAPYRDFIIELLETENMPAELLFLPVIESGFFETATSKSGAVGIWQFMKNSIGGYNIHIDDWVDERRDPWKASIAAVKKLKWNYSQFNDWPLALAAYNSGAGTIRTAIKKAGKADYWYLAEHGYLKKETLYYVPKFLAIAEILSRSEELNIDWGNTEDHPPTSTIEIKRAIDVRLLAEELGLDSETIRKLNPSLRYFITPPSIKYQLRLPSAYTEAAQTVLNQSDKLLIKYYQYRIKSGDTLYALANHYGVSIQSILNYNTGLKPETLKIGKTILIPALKSVGTYSGKNIVQAGNFDGTHTIRQGDTLWSLALKYSVSVELLAQKNNLSVNSVLKLGNTLKVPIL from the coding sequence TTGAGCATACATTTTACCGATAAAAAACCACAGATAAAGTACTTCTGCGTCGGCATCATAGCAGGGGCGCTGTATATTCACCCTATCTATGCAAATATCCAATCAAAACCGCCTGTTTCGGACACAGAGTTATATGTAAATAAACAACTTCTCAAAAACTTTCAAAGCAACACATTTTTACACAGTACCCTCATTCCTCACGATCATCCATTAATCGAAAAATTTCGTAAGCAGTATATGAGTACCGATGGCTATAACTACCTTTCAAAAATAATGAAGCGTTCCGCTCCGTACCGGGATTTCATTATCGAGCTGTTAGAAACCGAAAATATGCCTGCCGAACTACTGTTTCTCCCCGTCATAGAATCGGGTTTTTTTGAAACAGCTACGTCGAAATCGGGTGCCGTCGGGATTTGGCAGTTTATGAAGAACAGTATCGGCGGATACAACATTCATATTGACGATTGGGTTGATGAACGGCGCGATCCGTGGAAAGCGAGCATCGCTGCGGTAAAAAAGCTCAAGTGGAACTACAGCCAATTCAACGACTGGCCACTTGCACTTGCCGCCTATAACAGCGGAGCGGGAACGATACGCACAGCTATCAAAAAGGCGGGTAAGGCGGACTACTGGTACCTTGCAGAGCACGGTTATTTAAAAAAAGAAACGCTCTATTATGTACCGAAATTTCTCGCCATTGCAGAAATACTTTCTCGCAGTGAAGAACTGAACATCGATTGGGGAAATACCGAAGACCACCCGCCTACTTCCACGATAGAAATCAAACGGGCAATCGATGTGCGGTTACTCGCAGAGGAACTCGGCCTTGACTCCGAAACTATTAGGAAACTTAATCCTTCACTCCGTTACTTTATCACCCCGCCGAGTATCAAATATCAGCTCCGTCTTCCGTCGGCATACACGGAGGCTGCACAAACAGTACTCAATCAATCCGATAAACTGCTGATAAAATACTATCAATACCGTATTAAATCAGGCGACACGCTCTATGCCCTCGCAAACCACTACGGGGTGAGCATCCAAAGTATTTTAAACTACAACACAGGCCTTAAACCCGAAACACTGAAAATAGGAAAGACTATCCTTATTCCTGCATTAAAGTCGGTTGGAACATATTCGGGCAAGAACATCGTACAGGCGGGAAATTTCGACGGTACGCACACCATCCGACAGGGCGACACACTGTGGTCACTCGCGCTGAAATATTCGGTTTCAGTCGAACTTCTAGCCCAGAAAAATAATCTGTCGGTAAATAGTGTCCTCAAGTTAGGGAATACCCTAAAAGTGCCGATACTATGA
- a CDS encoding tetratricopeptide repeat protein, with amino-acid sequence MPPVVRFKKSLFGCFILYICALLCSCSHNRFDYLYTGLREHRKEQKTLVELLEKEQKPQIRFALIDKIASHLQTEHKIKSLTVFLQSVIDEEPDNPYNAYFLLRLAAAYREFQEDTIAAYYFEYIVQNYSDMVVNGQSIHLLCLKNLIELVGTARKSIVYYSRLLTDFYNEFDPAQAYFMLAQAYEKQGEWRLAIQAYTQFLNLHRFDVIIPGIPDSYGYARKIVDYSTSTKSWTFNTLDDLVKTIKTAIRSRDYATLERCRSKVNFFAMSWKQELSDTQQQPDTNLKDFMYGSAISIASELDPSSTPYEAYLRTSGWNQYVRTWYLYFRKINFPADPTIHGRWEWAGIYYGEKV; translated from the coding sequence ATGCCTCCCGTGGTACGGTTTAAAAAGTCTCTGTTCGGTTGTTTTATATTGTACATCTGTGCTCTATTGTGTTCTTGTTCTCACAACCGATTCGATTATCTGTATACCGGTTTACGTGAACATCGCAAAGAACAGAAAACCTTGGTAGAATTATTGGAAAAAGAACAGAAGCCTCAAATACGGTTCGCCCTCATCGATAAGATTGCCTCTCATTTGCAAACTGAACATAAAATAAAATCACTGACAGTATTCCTGCAATCCGTTATTGACGAAGAACCGGACAATCCGTATAATGCCTACTTTCTTTTACGGCTCGCGGCAGCATATCGAGAATTCCAAGAAGATACCATTGCTGCATATTATTTTGAATACATCGTTCAAAATTATTCCGATATGGTTGTAAACGGACAATCAATCCACCTACTTTGTTTGAAAAATCTAATCGAGCTCGTCGGTACTGCCAGAAAATCGATTGTTTATTATTCGCGGCTTTTAACCGATTTTTATAATGAGTTTGATCCTGCACAAGCATATTTTATGCTCGCGCAGGCTTATGAAAAACAAGGGGAATGGCGGCTTGCAATCCAAGCTTATACGCAATTTTTAAATCTGCACCGGTTTGATGTTATTATTCCGGGAATTCCCGACAGCTACGGCTATGCGCGTAAAATTGTCGATTACAGTACGTCGACAAAGAGCTGGACGTTCAATACACTTGACGATCTCGTAAAGACCATCAAGACCGCGATCCGCTCACGAGATTATGCGACATTGGAACGGTGTCGCTCAAAGGTGAACTTCTTCGCAATGTCGTGGAAACAAGAGTTATCCGATACGCAGCAGCAGCCTGATACGAATCTAAAGGACTTTATGTACGGCAGCGCTATCAGTATTGCCTCCGAGTTGGATCCGTCCTCCACGCCTTACGAAGCTTATTTAAGGACTTCCGGTTGGAACCAATACGTCCGTACATGGTACCTCTACTTTAGGAAAATCAATTTCCCTGCCGATCCGACAATTCATGGCCGCTGGGAATGGGCAGGTATTTATTATGGAGAAAAAGTTTGA
- a CDS encoding transcriptional regulator — protein MQSDAFRFQAQEDFSRARNKAWINEMQNIMHPDKKRLLSLNDVKKILKPKNEVYIGLKTVPIKKIVGSEGRYNDFDNHFLPRSNELKQRWVNIDQAHLSDIVLPPIQLYELGGLYFVRDGNHRVSVAKTQGVEFIDAEVISLQSEVQLPPDVRLDTLLDAVIRYEKRVFYNETHFGDLTDYWDLDFTATGRYDVIYNHILVHKYYMNEQQHTEIDFNDALVSWYKTVYLPVIAVIDKYTLLSDFKDRTKSDIYVWIVKHWDRLKQKNGNDFSLDEAALDFVALEKTAKFQEPSVFSKFKAKVLKLLKK, from the coding sequence ATGCAATCGGATGCTTTCAGATTTCAGGCACAAGAAGATTTTTCCAGAGCACGCAATAAAGCATGGATCAATGAGATGCAGAATATTATGCATCCCGATAAAAAACGGCTCCTTTCCTTAAACGACGTAAAAAAAATTTTAAAACCTAAGAATGAGGTATACATCGGGCTCAAAACTGTTCCGATTAAAAAAATAGTCGGCAGCGAGGGACGTTATAACGATTTTGACAATCATTTTTTACCCCGTTCAAATGAATTGAAGCAGCGGTGGGTGAATATCGATCAGGCTCATTTATCCGACATTGTTTTGCCGCCCATTCAGCTGTACGAACTTGGCGGGTTGTACTTTGTGCGTGACGGGAATCACCGTGTGTCGGTGGCGAAGACGCAGGGCGTTGAGTTTATCGATGCCGAAGTGATCTCGCTGCAAAGCGAGGTGCAGCTGCCGCCGGATGTCAGGCTGGACACGCTGCTCGATGCGGTTATCCGTTACGAGAAACGGGTGTTTTACAACGAAACACATTTCGGCGATCTAACCGATTATTGGGATTTGGACTTTACCGCAACCGGCCGCTACGATGTTATCTATAATCATATCCTTGTACATAAGTATTATATGAACGAGCAGCAGCATACCGAAATCGACTTTAACGATGCGCTGGTTTCTTGGTATAAAACGGTGTATCTTCCGGTTATCGCTGTGATAGACAAATATACGCTGCTTTCCGATTTTAAAGACCGGACGAAGAGCGATATTTATGTCTGGATTGTCAAGCATTGGGATAGGCTCAAGCAAAAGAACGGTAACGATTTCAGTCTTGATGAAGCTGCGTTGGATTTTGTTGCATTAGAGAAAACGGCCAAGTTTCAAGAACCTTCGGTGTTTTCAAAGTTTAAAGCAAAAGTTTTGAAGCTTTTAAAAAAATAG
- a CDS encoding chromate transporter: MIKDGLMRYVQLFMAFFKIGLFTFGGGMSMLPMLQRELVESKQWLTEEEILNYFAIGQCTPGIIAVNVATFCGYKRAGLSGAIVSTIGIVCPSWIVITLIAGSISRFSDIVWIQRAMKGVYVAVAALLARAVFTFGKKIITDFVTAGIAVGAFLAMSVWNISGILIVLAAGIIGFCAQIIRNGKRASGRRKEDKE; encoded by the coding sequence ATGATAAAAGACGGATTGATGCGGTATGTGCAGTTGTTCATGGCTTTTTTTAAGATAGGGCTTTTTACCTTCGGAGGCGGCATGAGTATGCTGCCGATGCTGCAAAGGGAATTGGTAGAATCGAAGCAGTGGCTAACTGAGGAAGAAATTCTGAATTACTTTGCGATAGGGCAGTGTACGCCGGGAATTATTGCGGTGAATGTTGCGACGTTCTGCGGGTATAAACGTGCCGGTCTTTCGGGGGCGATTGTAAGCACGATAGGGATTGTGTGTCCTTCGTGGATTGTCATTACGCTGATAGCCGGTTCCATCTCTCGCTTTTCCGATATTGTATGGATACAACGCGCGATGAAAGGCGTTTATGTCGCTGTAGCAGCCCTGCTTGCCCGTGCGGTTTTTACTTTCGGCAAAAAGATTATTACGGACTTTGTTACCGCAGGGATTGCCGTCGGTGCCTTTCTCGCGATGTCCGTGTGGAATATTTCCGGTATCTTGATAGTGCTTGCCGCGGGTATTATCGGGTTTTGTGCACAGATTATCCGAAACGGCAAAAGAGCTTCCGGTCGCCGTAAGGAGGATAAAGAATGA
- a CDS encoding chromate transporter, with the protein MSLLGLFFLFMYIGLSTIGGGLVAVSLMQQELVARSIISSEQFIAMIAVSESTPGPIGINMATYIGYELYGIWGSLVLTTGIVLPSLIVIVLIARFAQSFQNAAPVKNTMYGLRAGAAGMIAAAAWNVLAVAVFTLPAFHASRQWTELVDWKAAAVFCLFLLVQILFKRLHPIFLILAGAVVGLVLF; encoded by the coding sequence ATGAGTTTGCTCGGTTTATTTTTCCTTTTTATGTATATCGGCCTTTCGACCATCGGCGGCGGACTGGTTGCCGTCAGTTTGATGCAGCAGGAGTTGGTAGCCCGCTCAATTATCAGTTCGGAACAGTTTATTGCAATGATAGCCGTTTCGGAGTCGACGCCGGGTCCGATCGGTATTAACATGGCGACCTATATCGGGTACGAGCTGTATGGTATTTGGGGCAGCCTTGTGTTGACAACAGGGATTGTGCTGCCGTCGCTGATTGTCATTGTGTTAATTGCCCGCTTTGCCCAATCGTTTCAAAATGCGGCGCCGGTTAAGAACACCATGTATGGGCTGCGGGCGGGAGCTGCGGGGATGATTGCCGCTGCCGCATGGAACGTGCTTGCGGTTGCAGTATTTACATTGCCCGCCTTTCACGCTTCGCGACAATGGACGGAATTGGTTGACTGGAAAGCTGCAGCCGTCTTTTGCCTTTTCTTGCTTGTACAAATACTGTTTAAGCGGCTGCATCCCATCTTTTTAATTCTTGCCGGAGCTGTTGTCGGCCTTGTATTGTTTTAA
- a CDS encoding copper homeostasis protein CutC, whose product MKSTITIEICAGSLDDAIAAEKAGAARIELNSSLFLGGLTPSLGTLLLVKKETNLKVMTMVRPRAAGFLYTASEFKTMKEDAKLFIDNGADGIVFGFLKKNGTIDEKRCEALIKIAGDKEKVFHRAIDVVPDPFKTLDILIDLGFTRVLTSGQEPTAYEGMELIAAMVKHAKGRIEILPGGGITKKNAAKLVKGTGVNQIHFAALKAVAEPSTAKNPAIYYGGALYPPEDRFETADLGAMSEIIGTVK is encoded by the coding sequence ATGAAAAGCACTATTACCATTGAAATTTGCGCAGGCTCGCTCGATGATGCAATTGCAGCCGAAAAAGCCGGCGCCGCAAGAATTGAATTGAATTCTTCATTGTTTTTGGGAGGGCTAACCCCCTCGCTCGGCACCCTTCTCCTCGTTAAAAAAGAGACCAACCTCAAAGTGATGACGATGGTTCGCCCCCGCGCTGCAGGTTTTTTGTACACCGCATCCGAATTTAAGACAATGAAAGAAGATGCAAAACTGTTTATCGACAACGGAGCTGACGGTATCGTATTCGGATTTTTAAAAAAGAATGGAACGATAGACGAAAAGCGGTGCGAAGCGCTCATCAAAATTGCAGGCGATAAAGAAAAGGTATTCCACCGTGCTATCGATGTCGTACCCGATCCCTTTAAAACGCTCGATATTTTGATTGATCTCGGCTTTACCCGCGTGCTCACCAGCGGACAGGAACCGACCGCCTACGAAGGCATGGAACTGATCGCTGCGATGGTTAAGCACGCAAAAGGCCGCATAGAAATTCTACCCGGTGGCGGCATTACAAAGAAAAATGCGGCGAAGCTCGTAAAAGGTACCGGCGTCAATCAGATCCACTTTGCAGCGTTAAAAGCCGTTGCCGAACCTTCGACGGCAAAGAACCCCGCCATCTACTACGGCGGCGCCCTTTACCCGCCCGAAGACCGGTTTGAAACCGCCGACCTCGGCGCAATGTCCGAAATTATCGGCACCGTAAAATAA
- a CDS encoding MATE family efflux transporter, which produces METEKQRTQILNDNLWKILIDFSWPAVIAMFLLGANNVLDGIFVGRFAEEGSLAGISIALPPVIALTGFGLLIGTGAGSLLSIAIGAEDTDIRRRLLGNANALVLIASAAVMLLGFRFSQPLLFAMGGRGNELVLGDVYYRTLLWGALPWIYAVALNTLIRAEGKMKTAAVIMAIGLAVNGLSNYVLMVLLKQGIKGAAIGTNIGMIVQALICMLYIIHSPLVQRDADSAGDRISVSLLQRACAIRLDKDIVSTIIRMGLSSFIMQIMMVLQSMLVLNVIARYGSAHDIGFYGVVTRLFSFVIQPLAGLMIAMPPIIGINFGAGRSERVIAVFKCFLMAAFILVLPFWIFALTMPEVAAGVMMNRALITTENSIQIRIFMALLPVMPLTFLTLSFFPAINKGLSSSVIALMQQVVLYVPVMLLLPRFTGVRGVYYGTLFIELVTAIPILILIKREFRLLRTGATRWVK; this is translated from the coding sequence ATGGAAACGGAAAAACAACGGACACAAATTTTAAACGATAATCTCTGGAAGATTTTAATAGATTTTTCATGGCCGGCAGTTATTGCGATGTTCCTGCTTGGAGCGAACAATGTGCTTGACGGAATATTTGTCGGGCGCTTTGCTGAAGAAGGCTCGCTTGCAGGTATTTCCATTGCGCTGCCGCCGGTAATTGCGCTTACCGGCTTCGGGCTCCTGATCGGAACGGGAGCGGGTTCCCTATTAAGTATTGCGATCGGCGCGGAAGATACCGATATTCGGCGGCGGTTATTAGGGAATGCGAATGCGCTGGTGCTTATCGCTTCGGCAGCGGTAATGCTGTTGGGATTTCGTTTTTCTCAGCCGCTGCTTTTTGCGATGGGTGGCAGGGGAAATGAACTTGTGCTCGGCGATGTGTATTACCGGACCCTTTTATGGGGTGCACTTCCTTGGATATATGCTGTTGCGCTCAATACGCTGATTCGCGCTGAAGGCAAAATGAAAACCGCTGCCGTCATTATGGCGATAGGTTTGGCGGTAAATGGGCTTTCAAACTATGTGTTGATGGTTTTGCTTAAGCAGGGCATTAAGGGGGCTGCAATCGGTACGAACATCGGTATGATCGTGCAGGCGTTGATCTGTATGCTGTATATTATTCATTCCCCATTGGTGCAGCGAGATGCGGATTCCGCGGGCGACAGGATATCTGTTTCTTTGTTGCAGCGAGCATGCGCAATCAGGTTGGACAAAGATATTGTCAGTACGATTATTCGAATGGGGTTATCTTCTTTTATTATGCAAATTATGATGGTGCTGCAAAGTATGTTGGTATTGAACGTTATTGCCCGCTATGGCTCTGCTCACGATATTGGTTTTTACGGTGTAGTTACCCGCCTGTTCAGTTTTGTCATACAACCTCTTGCAGGACTCATGATTGCGATGCCTCCTATCATCGGTATTAATTTCGGAGCAGGACGATCTGAGCGGGTTATTGCAGTATTTAAATGTTTTTTAATGGCTGCTTTTATTCTCGTACTTCCCTTTTGGATTTTTGCACTTACCATGCCCGAAGTAGCTGCCGGTGTTATGATGAACCGTGCCCTGATTACTACAGAGAATAGCATACAAATTAGGATCTTTATGGCACTGCTGCCTGTGATGCCGCTTACTTTTTTAACACTGAGTTTTTTCCCCGCAATCAACAAAGGCCTTAGTAGCTCTGTAATTGCTCTTATGCAGCAGGTCGTACTGTATGTTCCCGTTATGCTGCTTTTGCCTCGTTTCACCGGCGTCCGCGGTGTGTACTACGGTACGTTGTTTATCGAACTGGTAACGGCAATTCCGATCCTCATTTTAATTAAACGTGAATTCCGACTGTTAAGAACGGGTGCAACTCGCTGGGTAAAATGA
- a CDS encoding methyl-accepting chemotaxis protein: MKHIKRLTAFLILSICFAPVFPQTIQNGVLDLRGNNFNSAKTIAISGKMGFYNRQLLSSPEDVRNPAVFIECPKEWSATVLSDGTKMSAFGYGTYTLQILLPERHPELAIQIPSPVSAWSLYVNGELQDHSGRVGASREASIRGEADILYYIPKDITEVFLAIQVSNFFHSRGGIYQTIRFSTKAKVDSANFAFLFIEIFVFGFGAAIILYHLALYLFQPDNKSILWFVFFSILVVLRNMVKGPVFRILFSSLPWSIDTKIDYLTFALLGFSVVGYFATLYPKDTHKIINRIIMIEALTYTAFICVTPSYIYGKLIQVHQFVIVMIIVYVIYLIIKLLMRKREGAIFIIVGIVALILFTVNDLLYSMLIISTGNLLPFGFSAFLLAQAFGFAWKTHIYNRQSEEIKIQLSDSNKQKTLLFNEIRNTSDKLQQQETVLSQNMDGAEKAMQALSIQVQTLRSEMSEQSNQLRSTQNATDSFNAFLNTMRQGIERQSDAAEETVTQIKQLNNATNGLTEKFNEINHNFSYIREASDAGKHHLITVTDIINAIYESSESLLETNQIITAIAEQTNLLAMNAAIESAHAGEAGKGFAVVADEIRKLAENSAYEADNTGKILKHINKSIKDSAEASDVLRKSFDNINTQVNNFQTILGDISSFLKDVDIQAEKMNSAMQSLADQSVDVQEEQTEVSELRNKINESFTSLLQATEKVHTEIAAMFTNIKSLNDAVETTRGVEAETSESIGTLNALITHTDHLQNIKTNE; the protein is encoded by the coding sequence ATGAAACATATAAAAAGACTTACAGCGTTTTTAATCTTGAGTATATGCTTTGCCCCCGTGTTTCCCCAAACCATTCAGAACGGGGTACTCGATCTCCGCGGGAATAACTTCAACAGCGCTAAAACTATTGCGATAAGCGGTAAGATGGGATTCTATAATCGTCAGCTACTTTCTTCACCGGAAGATGTGCGTAACCCTGCAGTATTTATCGAATGTCCTAAAGAATGGAGCGCAACCGTTTTATCCGACGGAACAAAGATGTCCGCTTTCGGATACGGTACCTATACGCTGCAGATTTTATTACCGGAACGACACCCAGAATTGGCAATACAAATTCCTTCTCCGGTTTCAGCATGGAGTCTCTATGTGAATGGAGAATTACAAGACCATTCAGGACGAGTTGGAGCTTCACGAGAAGCATCGATCCGTGGCGAAGCAGATATTCTCTATTATATTCCAAAAGACATCACTGAAGTATTCCTTGCCATTCAAGTTTCAAACTTTTTTCATTCGCGCGGAGGTATTTACCAAACCATTAGATTTTCGACAAAGGCAAAAGTCGACAGCGCCAATTTTGCATTTCTCTTTATTGAGATCTTTGTTTTCGGTTTTGGTGCAGCAATTATCCTGTATCACCTTGCGCTCTATCTATTTCAACCGGATAATAAAAGTATCCTATGGTTCGTATTCTTCAGCATCCTTGTTGTTCTCCGCAACATGGTAAAGGGTCCGGTCTTTAGAATCCTTTTTTCTTCTTTACCGTGGAGTATTGATACTAAAATCGACTACCTTACCTTTGCACTGCTCGGTTTTTCCGTAGTCGGTTATTTTGCTACGCTCTATCCAAAAGATACTCATAAAATTATTAACCGTATCATTATGATCGAAGCGTTGACATACACCGCCTTTATTTGTGTAACACCGTCTTATATATACGGAAAACTCATACAAGTTCACCAATTCGTGATTGTCATGATTATCGTGTATGTCATTTATTTGATCATCAAGCTGCTTATGCGTAAACGGGAAGGGGCGATATTTATTATCGTCGGTATCGTTGCGTTAATATTATTTACTGTCAATGATTTACTTTATAGTATGCTGATTATTTCTACAGGCAACCTTCTGCCTTTCGGTTTTTCCGCATTTTTATTAGCGCAGGCATTCGGTTTTGCATGGAAAACACATATTTACAATCGTCAAAGCGAGGAGATAAAAATACAACTGTCGGATTCAAACAAACAAAAAACACTTTTATTTAATGAAATCAGAAACACTAGCGATAAGCTACAACAACAAGAAACGGTTCTGTCACAAAACATGGATGGAGCAGAAAAGGCAATGCAGGCCTTATCAATTCAAGTGCAAACGTTAAGATCCGAAATGTCCGAACAAAGTAATCAGCTTCGGAGTACGCAAAACGCAACCGACAGCTTTAACGCTTTCTTGAATACGATGCGCCAAGGAATTGAACGGCAATCCGATGCGGCGGAAGAAACGGTAACACAAATTAAACAGTTGAATAATGCTACTAACGGACTAACGGAAAAGTTCAACGAAATAAATCATAACTTTTCTTACATCCGTGAAGCAAGTGATGCCGGTAAACATCATTTAATAACGGTTACGGATATTATCAATGCGATTTACGAAAGTTCGGAAAGCCTGCTGGAAACAAACCAAATTATTACCGCTATCGCAGAGCAAACGAATTTATTGGCTATGAATGCGGCAATAGAATCTGCCCATGCCGGAGAAGCGGGAAAAGGATTTGCCGTTGTTGCCGATGAGATACGAAAACTTGCAGAAAACTCTGCGTATGAAGCTGATAATACCGGTAAGATTTTAAAGCATATCAATAAAAGCATTAAAGACTCTGCAGAAGCTTCGGATGTGTTGCGAAAAAGCTTTGACAATATCAATACACAGGTCAATAACTTCCAGACGATATTAGGAGATATTTCATCATTTTTAAAAGACGTCGATATACAGGCAGAAAAAATGAACAGCGCTATGCAATCGCTGGCTGATCAATCCGTTGATGTTCAAGAGGAACAAACCGAGGTATCTGAACTAAGAAACAAAATCAATGAAAGTTTTACCAGCTTATTGCAAGCAACCGAAAAAGTACATACGGAAATAGCGGCTATGTTCACAAATATCAAAAGTTTAAATGATGCAGTTGAGACAACACGCGGAGTAGAAGCCGAAACGAGCGAATCAATCGGTACGCTCAATGCACTGATTACACACACTGATCATCTGCAAAATATAAAAACCAATGAATAA